Below is a window of Fulvitalea axinellae DNA.
GCCGAGAGCAAACTCGATTTCCAAAACGTTTCCTGGACTTCCGACAGCGTCAAAGATGAATCCGCCTTGTTTGACGGCAAAAGCGCTTTCGCGCAAGGTCCGCTTTTGCATATCGATCATCAATTTACCGTCAGCGCTTGGTTCAAACCGCTAGTTACGGGCAGTTACGGTGGTTTGATCGGCTTGGAGAATATTTTCTCCCTAAAACAAAACAGCCGGAATATCTATTTGACTTTACCCAAAACCAAAGATCTCTCGGTTAAGGAGGCGCAGTTTCGCACAAACGAGTGGCAACACATCGCCATCAGTTTTGAATCGAACAAAAAGGCGGAGTTTTATATTGACGGAAAACACGTCGGTACACATGACTTGAAAGGCATGACCGTGATTCCGGGCGAAGCGAAAATCACTTTCGGTAAAAACCTTTGGAAAGAATACTTCCAAGGACATATCTCTGACGTGGCTATCTGGAACCGTATTTTGTCGGAATCCGAAATCCGGAAGGTTCACATGGAGGGCATACCCGAATTACATACGAAAACCAAATGGAAAGCGCTACCCATAATCTTGCTCTCGCTTCTGCTATTGGGGATTGTTGTTTTTATTTTTTCAAAAAAGAAAAACCAAGCGGAAAATACACAAAGCGAAATCAATCAGGAAAACGAGGATCCAAAGGAAAGAATCCAGCGACAGGCCTTGGCCCTGATTAGGGAGCATATCGAAAAGGAACTTGATAATCCGGATCTGAAAGTGGCGTCATTGGCCCGAGGTGTCGGGATGAGCAAAAGCAAGATGTTCAATATCATTAAAGAACAGACGGGGATGGCTTCCAGCGCTTATTTGCGGTCGGTAAGGTTGGAGAAAGCGGCCGAAATGCTTCTCCATACCGATGCCCAAGTAGGGGATATTATGGACAGAACGGGCTTCAGTTCCAGGTCTTATTTTTCAAAATGCTTTCAAGAACGCTATCAATGCAAACCCTCGGCGTACAGAAAAGCTAACCTAGAGGTCCCAAGATAAGGTAAATGCGTTCCAACGGTGCAGGTTTCCCTGTTTAAAGGTGGCGCTTCTAAAAAAGTACGAATACCGCAACCCCAATCTGGCATAATGGACTTCGATACCGAAATCGTCTTCCGCCAAAAAGTGGCTAAGATCATAATTAGCGATACCTCTTTGGGGTTTTTCATTTAGTATAATTCCGCCCTGAAGCGTAGCGTCATAAATCACAAAACGCCCGAAAATCCGGATAAAAGCAAACAGCCTCCATTTTCCCGGCATATCGTCGTCACCGTCAAGAAACGAATCGTACCAGCCTATCCGGGCAAACACGCCAGCCTCCACATAATCGAAAAGGCTCCCCATGGCGCCTTGGCCACGGAGCCACAATTCGGCGTTCGGGTGTTTCACGAAATTCCATGCGTAGGACAGAAAAGCGTTCACCACTATATCATTCGGTATCTGTTTGTCCCAGCCCAAAGGCGTGGAAGTGGTAGGCAGAAGCTCGTGTATTCCCGTCTGTACAACCTCACCCAGAGCCCATTCGCCCATTACCCCAACGTACCATTCCGTAGCCCAAACCGTACGTTTCTCCTTGTTACGCGTAGTCCGCTTATGCGAAAGGGCCAAGAAGGCGGCGTATGGACGGTCTGACGGATGCTGAATCGTATCTGTAGTGCTGGAAGGCGTAAAAATATCCTGTATAAGGCCCAAATCGTAACTGGCGGCACCTTCGAAGCCTGGATGTATCTCTTTGAGAAACCCCTTTCCGAAGCTTGGCGACCTGCTCCCGATTTTCAGCCCGTTCGTATAGTATTGGTCCGTTTTGTTAAAGAGATCGTTCGAAAAAACCAGATAGATGGAACGAGCGGTATCCACATCGTTTATTCTCTCTTCCTCTGATTGAGCAAAAGAGACACCCGCAGAGGCGAGCAACAATGCGGATAAGCAAACGGCAAACAGGCTATATGGGAGACGAGTTCTTTCCAATGCGAGAAACTTTCCCTGCAAAGCGCCATCATTGTGCCAATAGCTTTACCCTAATGAAATAAGTAGTACAAAGTAAAAAGAAACTCTGCGAAGACCGTCAAAAGACATTGATTTACAGTGGACTGCGAATAATTCTTCCGTTTTATGGAAGCGTAAAAACTATTTTACCAGAAGTGCATATTTGGGAAGCGAATTCGATTTTTGCAAAAGCCCTAGACATTGGAGATCAGTACCATAACCAGTATCGGCAAAGGCACAGCCAAAAACATACAGGCCATCCCAACGATAGCCAAAGCCCTGTTTTTCTTATACTTCCAGCACCCAATCCCTCCCAGAATCATCCCCGTAAGGAAAATTATCAGGAACGGTCCTGTACCGTAAGAGACCGCCATAGGGGAAATTCCTCCAGTAAACCCGTCTCCGTAAAATCTAACCATAGCCTTGTGTACCGAATAAATCATGAAAACACGAAGCAACAACACCAGTAAACCGAATATAAAAACCATAAGGTTTAGCCACCCTCTTTCCTTTTTTATCATAAAAAATCGAGTCTTTAGAATAGAAGTCTAAATATAAAAATTCGGACACACTGAATAAGCGTGTCCGAAGTATATTCAAAAGCCCATTACACCTTTCCTTTCAGAAAACGGGCAGTGTAATTGTCCTCAAGTTTGACCATTTCCTCGGGCGTTCCCTCAAAATTGAGATAACCGCCCTCGTCTCCGCCTTCCGGACCAAGGTCGATAATCCAGTCGGCCGATTTTACCACTTCCGGATTATGTTCGATTATCACGGCGCTACTTCCGTGGTTTACCAAAGCGTTGATTGAATCGAGCAATTTCCGGATATCGTGGAAATGAAGTCCCGTAGTCGGTTCGTCGAAGATAAAGAGCACGTGGTCCTTGTTGCGGGCGTTTTGGCCTTTGCCCAAGAAGAAAGCCAGCTTTACGCGTTGCGCTTCTCCGCCTGACAGCGAATTCGCCGATTGGCCGAGGCAAATATACCCGAGCCCAACGTCCATCAGAGGTTTAAGCTTATTGCGTACGGCCTTGCTTTCCGAGAAAAACTCGATAGCTTCCTCCACAGTCAACTCCAACACTTCGGAAATATCCTTGCCTTTGTATTTGACATCCAGAACCTCCTGCTTGAAGCGCTTGCCCTTACAGCTTTCGCAAGTCAGGTGAAGGTCGGCCATAAACTGCATTTCCACCGTTACGGTTCCTTCGCCTTCGCAAACTTCGCAACGTCCGCCCTCCACGTTAAACGAGAAATGGGCGGGCTTGTAGCCGCGCTGTTTGGCCATAGTCTGGGCGGCGAACAGCGCTCTTATCGAATCGTAGGCCTTTACGTAAGTCACCGGATTGGAGCGCGAAGATTTCCCGATCGGGTTTTGGTCCACAAACTCCACGTGCGTCACCTTGTCCACATCGCCGAATACGCCTTCCATTTTGCCCGTTTCGGCCGAAACCTGTTCCAATATTTTCCCGATTCCGGGGTAAAGGAGCTTTTTGACCAAAGTCGATTTTCCGGAACCGCTGACTCCCGTCACCACCGTCAGGGTGTTGAGCGGGAATTTTACGTCTATATTCTTGAGATTGTTTTCTCTTGCTCCCCGCACTTCCAGAGCGTATTTCCACGGCCTCCGTTTTTCCGGAATACTGATGCTGTCAGTGCCGTTAAGGTAGCGGGCGGTGTACGTGTTGTCCGCTTTGCGGAGCTCGTCCAAAGTTCCTTGGAACATCAGCTCACCACCGTGGGCACCGGCATCCGGGCCAATGTCTATGATTTGGTCGGCCGAGAGCATCACTTCCTCCTCGTGTTCCACCACTATTACGGTATTGCCCAAATCCCGGAGGGTTTTCAGTACGCCCACCAAGCGTTCCGTATCTCTCGGGTGCAATCCGATACTGGGTTCGTCGAGAATGTACATCGAGCCAACCAAGGCACTGCCCAGCGAAGTAGCCAGCTTGATCCGCTGGTATTCTCCGCCCGAAAGGGTAGAGGTAAGCCGGTTCAAAGTCAAATAACCGAGACCTACCCGTTCCAGATATTCCAGACGGTTGACCACCTCTTTAAGCAATCGTTTGGCGATTTTGTAATCGTGATCGCTCAATTTCAGATCACGGAAAAAAGCACCGACCGTAGAAACCGGCATCAGTACCAAATCGATAATCGACTTGCCGTTGATCTTGACAAATCCGGCGTCTTTGCGCAAGCGCGTACCGTGACAGTCCGGACAGCTTGTCCTTCCGCGGTAGCGGGAAAGCATGACGCGATACTGTATTTTATGCTTTTTGGATTCGAGATGCTTAAAGAAAGCGTTTAAACCCTTAAAGTATTTGTTCCCAGTCCAGATTAATTCTTTTTGATCTTCCGTCAGATCACAGTACGGGCGGTGCACCGGAAAGCCAAACTCGGAAGAGTTGTTGATCAGGGCTTTGCCCCATTTTCCCATCGTGGCGCCCTGCCATGGCGCAATGGCTCCATCGTACACGGATTTCGATTTGTTGGGAATCACCAAATCCGCATCGATTCCTATTACGCTACCAAAGCCTTCGCAAGTTTTACAGGCTCCGTATGGGTTGTTAAAGGTGAAAAGGTTTACGCTCGGCTCCTCAAACTTGAGGCCGTCAAGTTCGAATTTGTCCGAAAATTCACGGCGCTCGCCACCTAAAACCTCCACTTCGCAGATTCCCGCTCCCTCAAAGAAAGCCGTCTGCACGGAATCCGCCGTACGGAAAGCGAAATCGTCGCTGTCGTGTGTCACGCTGAGGCGATCGATCAACACACGGTAACGTTCCGGGTCTTTCATTTGCCCCAAATCGGCGAGCAAGTCCTCGATAAAAACGGGCTCGCCGTCCAACGACAGGCGGGTGTAGCCTTTGCTCATCAGAATATTCAGTTCCTGTTCCAGCGTCCGGCCTTCGTGGATAATAAACGGAGCCAACACCGTCATGCGGGTTCCCTCCTCATGCGAAGCCACAAACTCCACCACGTCGGTTACGGAATGCTTGGTGACTTCGTTTCCGCTTACCGGCGAGAAAGTCTTGCCCACCCGGGCGAAAAGCAACCGGAGGTAATCGTAAATCTCCGTAGAAGTGCCCACCGTAGAGCGCGGATTGCGGGTGTTCACCTTCTGCTCTATGGCGATAGCCGGCGCCACGCCCCTGATATAGTCAACTTCCGGCTTTTCCATCCGGCCAAGGAACTGCCTGGCGTACGAACTGAGGCTCTCCACGTACATACGCTGTCCTTCGGCGAAAAGGGTATCGAAAGCCAAAGACGATTTGCCCGATCCGCTCAGGCCCGTCACCACCACCAGCTTGTTGCGGGGAATGGCTACGCTCAGGTTTTTCAGGTTGTTTACCCGAGCACCTTTTATGATGATAAACCGCTTGGGATCAAGCTTGTCGAAGTCCTTTTCGGGATGGATCATTGTTTTTCCGGATGGAATGAATATTCGTTTACTTCTTATAGTACAGAGTAATGAGTAAAGCGTAAAGAGACCGTTTGGTGAATTTCTGGATAATTCCGCTCTTGCCTCTTGATGCTTTTTCTTTCGGTTGTTTGACGCATTAACTCGTTACACGGTAGACTTGGTTTTAACCTCGGCTTAGTCCGCAAGGTCGTTACCAATCTTTTTCGAGAGGAAAAAGGCGGGAATCGCCAAAACGGAGCCCAACACTGCGCCCGCAATCACCGAAATAAACGGCGAGGCCAAAGCGCCCAACCATTCGAAAGGTTCCGTAAGCGCCCAATACTCCACGCCAAGAACCAAGGCCACGGCTCCCATAAGTCTGGCGTTTAGCCAAACGGCACCTGCCAAAGTCTCGGCTCCAGGATATGCGCCACGGCGCTCAAGCGTATTCGACAAAGTCAGCAAGGCAAATAGCACAACCAGGTACGACTCCTGCAAATAGGGAAGCGCTATGCCAAATAAATTAGGCAAAAGTAGCGTAGGTTGCGCAAAAACGATCCCGAACAGGCCGTAAAGGCCCGTCTGAACCCAAGGATTCGGATGTACTAAGACTCTCATACTTACTGTCAATTTCTCACTTTACCAATCTTGTTGGCCAATACCATAAATATAAGCAATTCGATTCCGAAAATCCTTGGCTTTTCGAAAAGTATATCTTGAATTTGGAAGGAATTTTTAATAGATGCTTGCCAACGCTTTTCTGAGGATATTCTGTTCGGGAAAAATCAGCGCTTTGTCAGGCGCAAAAGAAAGGCCGCACGGTACCTACTCCGAACGGCCTTCTATAATTTACTATCGAATAAAAGTGTCTAGTTTGACATAGTCTGTTTTTTCTCCGTAACCCTCAAACCCAAAATATCAAGGAAAGCGCGGATCCACTCGGGGTGGGCGGGCCAAGCCGGAGCCGTAACCAAATTACCGTCCGTTACAGCCGTATGCACCGGCACTTCCACATATTCGCCGTCGGCCAAAGTAATTTCGGGCGCCACGGCCGGATAAGCCGTCAGTCTTCGACCGGAAAGTACCTTGGCTGCTGTCAGTATCTGTATACCGTGACAAATCGCCGCAACTGGCTTATTCTCCTTGAAAAAATGTTTTACATGCTCCAGCACAGTCGGGTTAAGCCTCAAATATTCCGGCGCTCGTCCGCCCACTAT
It encodes the following:
- a CDS encoding LamG-like jellyroll fold domain-containing protein, coding for MRISVKNIVFALMAILLSLGFSAKGQRVKPVYANDTTLVFNGNERLRLGSFEAGNNDDFSLSLWIKPEELDGKFSPIIGFDSAYYLQINPKRGLHLNLFLKGDLFADSAFVAQGAWQHVALTKKGRTFSLYKDGELDLRYLFKHKELKANPEKLLVGSNCYDQYFTGAIRTVNYFDEALDHQSVKELFRRQSPALDLSEGLIFSSSLSRPSFLKRLFAESKLDFQNVSWTSDSVKDESALFDGKSAFAQGPLLHIDHQFTVSAWFKPLVTGSYGGLIGLENIFSLKQNSRNIYLTLPKTKDLSVKEAQFRTNEWQHIAISFESNKKAEFYIDGKHVGTHDLKGMTVIPGEAKITFGKNLWKEYFQGHISDVAIWNRILSESEIRKVHMEGIPELHTKTKWKALPIILLSLLLLGIVVFIFSKKKNQAENTQSEINQENEDPKERIQRQALALIREHIEKELDNPDLKVASLARGVGMSKSKMFNIIKEQTGMASSAYLRSVRLEKAAEMLLHTDAQVGDIMDRTGFSSRSYFSKCFQERYQCKPSAYRKANLEVPR
- a CDS encoding lipid A deacylase LpxR family protein, giving the protein MERTRLPYSLFAVCLSALLLASAGVSFAQSEEERINDVDTARSIYLVFSNDLFNKTDQYYTNGLKIGSRSPSFGKGFLKEIHPGFEGAASYDLGLIQDIFTPSSTTDTIQHPSDRPYAAFLALSHKRTTRNKEKRTVWATEWYVGVMGEWALGEVVQTGIHELLPTTSTPLGWDKQIPNDIVVNAFLSYAWNFVKHPNAELWLRGQGAMGSLFDYVEAGVFARIGWYDSFLDGDDDMPGKWRLFAFIRIFGRFVIYDATLQGGIILNEKPQRGIANYDLSHFLAEDDFGIEVHYARLGLRYSYFFRSATFKQGNLHRWNAFTLSWDL
- the uvrA gene encoding excinuclease ABC subunit UvrA — its product is MIHPEKDFDKLDPKRFIIIKGARVNNLKNLSVAIPRNKLVVVTGLSGSGKSSLAFDTLFAEGQRMYVESLSSYARQFLGRMEKPEVDYIRGVAPAIAIEQKVNTRNPRSTVGTSTEIYDYLRLLFARVGKTFSPVSGNEVTKHSVTDVVEFVASHEEGTRMTVLAPFIIHEGRTLEQELNILMSKGYTRLSLDGEPVFIEDLLADLGQMKDPERYRVLIDRLSVTHDSDDFAFRTADSVQTAFFEGAGICEVEVLGGERREFSDKFELDGLKFEEPSVNLFTFNNPYGACKTCEGFGSVIGIDADLVIPNKSKSVYDGAIAPWQGATMGKWGKALINNSSEFGFPVHRPYCDLTEDQKELIWTGNKYFKGLNAFFKHLESKKHKIQYRVMLSRYRGRTSCPDCHGTRLRKDAGFVKINGKSIIDLVLMPVSTVGAFFRDLKLSDHDYKIAKRLLKEVVNRLEYLERVGLGYLTLNRLTSTLSGGEYQRIKLATSLGSALVGSMYILDEPSIGLHPRDTERLVGVLKTLRDLGNTVIVVEHEEEVMLSADQIIDIGPDAGAHGGELMFQGTLDELRKADNTYTARYLNGTDSISIPEKRRPWKYALEVRGARENNLKNIDVKFPLNTLTVVTGVSGSGKSTLVKKLLYPGIGKILEQVSAETGKMEGVFGDVDKVTHVEFVDQNPIGKSSRSNPVTYVKAYDSIRALFAAQTMAKQRGYKPAHFSFNVEGGRCEVCEGEGTVTVEMQFMADLHLTCESCKGKRFKQEVLDVKYKGKDISEVLELTVEEAIEFFSESKAVRNKLKPLMDVGLGYICLGQSANSLSGGEAQRVKLAFFLGKGQNARNKDHVLFIFDEPTTGLHFHDIRKLLDSINALVNHGSSAVIIEHNPEVVKSADWIIDLGPEGGDEGGYLNFEGTPEEMVKLEDNYTARFLKGKV
- a CDS encoding DJ-1/PfpI family protein produces the protein MKNILLLTGDYAEDYETMVPFQMLQMIGCEVHAVCPDKSAGDKVITAIHDFEGEQTYSEKKGHYFTLNATFDKINPELYDGLVIVGGRAPEYLRLNPTVLEHVKHFFKENKPVAAICHGIQILTAAKVLSGRRLTAYPAVAPEITLADGEYVEVPVHTAVTDGNLVTAPAWPAHPEWIRAFLDILGLRVTEKKQTMSN